A portion of the Candidatus Methylomirabilota bacterium genome contains these proteins:
- a CDS encoding transposase encodes MLQWLWRASHSRLAPFQKLARMLRAHLDGVLVWTQLRVSNGALEGMNNKVKVISHRAYGYRTPWTYIANIYHCCAGLPLP; translated from the coding sequence CCACAGTCGCCTCGCGCCGTTCCAGAAGCTCGCTCGGATGCTGCGCGCCCATCTCGACGGGGTCCTCGTCTGGACCCAGCTCCGCGTCAGCAACGGCGCCCTCGAGGGCATGAACAACAAGGTCAAGGTCATCAGCCATCGCGCGTACGGCTACCGGACTCCCTGGACCTACATCGCGAACATCTACCATTGCTGTGCGGGGCTCCCGCTGCCGTGA